AGTACAAGACAAATTCACAGCTCCAAGAACAACGACGTGTGGTTGATGATCGGTCATGAACTTCAAAACACGTTGCTGATCATTTTTCTTGCGTTGCTGATCATGTACATTTTGAGACCGTAATGTAAGAGCAGCAGTATAAAGCACATCAAGCACCTCCCCAGATGAATCCAACATCACAAAAGTGGTTGCAGGCTTCCCAGGGCCCCAACAGCAGGCCATGACCCGTGGTGCAGTTTCCTCATCAGAACTAACatcactttctttcttttgataaGGCCCCACAGAAACCTTATTCCACAAGTCCTTGCCATATTCCAAAAGTAACCGGTTCTTAGCTCTACTTGCCAACAAGGACCTTGCTTCTTTCTCCATTGAGggtaaaagaaaaccaaaaagagCATCATGCAGTATTAGCTTTCTCTGCTCATTCCATTGTTGAGCAGATTTGCTAACACCATTACTAAGATATTGGTCATTACATTCTTTAATCAACTTATTAAGAAACTTTTCTGGCAGCTTAATAGTTACTTGAAGAAGCTTCTCCTCTTCAGCCTTCTGGATAAGGAGCCATTGTGCATCATCAAATCTGGTCAAAGGTTTTTCACGCAACCATTTCACACCAGCAAACTGATGGAAAGAATCAATTGCTATTTTTCCATCAGGGGTAGGGCTGGTTGATACTACAGCATTATCCATAAAGATATTCCGAACACATCTCTTGACAGACGGCTCACAGCTTATCTCAACCGCAGCCTAGGAAATTAGAACCATAAATAACTACACATGGTACAATGAGATTTATTATCAACAATATTACAGTATTTGCTTAGAATAACAATGTATACCATATGCCTGGCTCCTTTAAGGACAGCTTGTGGAGTCTCAAACATTGCACATGTAAAATTTGAAGCTATCTCCTCTGGTGTCTCCTTTGCATCTTCCAACTCATCatcctaaaattaaatgaagCAAGAACATTAGATCTCAACACAATATAACAGAAACTACAAATCATACTCACCATCTTTTCCAGAGATAGATGTGCTCCAAGTTGCTCAGCACTGTATCCAAACTTGCTGGCAACCTCCCACAGGCCAGCCTTATTGCAAATACTATATTGTGATCTCCTCTTGGGCCTCTTATATTGACCTTCATCAACACCAACCTCCCCAGGTGGGAAATGCAAGTTAAACTTGGCATCAACATCGTCAACTTCCCTTTCTGACTCTGCGCCCCTGAGATCTTTAAGAATTGATTCAAAAAGCTGTTGGTTCAAATTAAGTCTTGTTTCATCATATATGCGTCGTGATTCTTCTTCAAACCGCTTATTGTAGTGCAACTGAAGACCACTCTTTCTCTTTTGAAGAAGCAGCCATTTTCGGTCAAGGTCCTGAATTGCCCAAAGCACCTAAATAGAAGCATTGTAGCTgttaatcacaaaaaaaaacctttccATAAATTATGGCTTGATTAGATACAAATTCATAGTTCCATGACAAGCCCAGTTACCCTGTGCCACTTCATTGTAGGTGCTTTTTCAGATTTATCCtgatcatcatcaacatcatGTTGCTCAGGATCTTGAAGCAGAGTAAGACACTGCTCCTTGCGATACATCGCAATAAAGGGAATCTGCAAGCAAGAAAGAATGCAAGAATACTAAGAAAATATAAACCAGCGCATGAGATAAATCATTTATCAATCAAGTCAGGAAGTACTAACATCTAACTTCTGTACATGAGTTAAATCCAAAAATCTCATAATGTCATCCTTGTTTATAAAATGATCCTGCCTTTCTTTACCAAATAATGGTACTGCACCATTTATAAGTTGGTTAAATATCCAGGTGCTCTCTTCAATTATGCTGAGTTCATCTATTGGAGGAGTCCCGGTGCTTTCCTCTGAGATCTGGAAACAGAAAAGTAAAGCCAATCAAGACTTGCATTAAGAGAGACAAAaggaaaacatatatatatttgtaacatTTTTTAAACCAAATCAACAAACCTGCATTCTTTCTGGAACATCAGTCATCCGAATTTGGTCATCCTTTTCGGTCATGTACTTTTCAGAAAGAACAGTTGGTTCAAATTGATCTTCAAGTCGCCCTTCTTTCTGCTCACTAGAATCTAAGCCCTGTTTGCGTAACAGCAGGAGTTCATCCACATCACCAAAGATATCTATAGCTTCCTTTAAAGCAGATGATGAAACATCCGGTGCATGCCTTGACTTCttattcttcatcttcttccgtCTGCAAACAAGTTACTTAATAAAGAGAACTCCAAAAGTCCAAAGTTAAATGTATAAAGGACTCCATATTCATGCTGTACAAAAGTTGTACCTAACAGAAGCTCCATGCTCCTCATCTTCTTCTACAATAAAGTCTGccatttcatcttcttcacccATATCTCCATCCTCTTCCTCTTCTATTGGCTCTTCATCTTCAGCAATATCTTCAAGAGGTTGTCCTAAAACATTCATATATCAACCAGATAGTTCTTCAAAActgcataaaaataataatgataatggaCAGTATGTTCAATGCACAAACCATCATCATCACCAAATAGAGTACGCTTAAGCTTTTCCTCAGCAGTTGCGCTACCCTTCATGCCTCCATCAAACTCATCATCAGAAAGTCCAAATTGCTCCTCATCAAAATCTCTCCGAGCCTTTTTTAACCGCTTAAATTTCTTGCTTCCctggattaaaaaaaaaaaagacgaaccaaaaccccaaataaatagttaatcgagctgtgcaagaaaacagatgttaaatttgaaccGTTGTCTTCAGTTTAATGTTTTATTGTATAACAATTTTCAATTCAACAGGGATAAAACCAATCAATATGATCAAATTTCAATAACAATGGAAAGAACTTAAATGATGTACAATATTCCATTTCGaaacataaatgattaaatgataTAGAAATTTAACAATCATAATGTTTTCATTAAGGTAGGGAAACAAAATCTTACAACCTTCGGTACATTAACATCATTCTCCCGTAGAAGCTCATAGTCATCTTCATCAAGGTCCTCAGCTTCCCTGAAAACATTGATATAAAACATCAGAAATTGGCGAAGCTAACCTGTTGGACCTAGGAACATCATATAAAGTTCTCTTTTGAACAAGTGTAGCAATCACATATTATCATAGGaggaaaaaatattaacttcttctttctttttttctttttcttccgcCTCTCTTCGTCACTATCTTCCctctcttcatcttcatctaCATCTTCATCCTCCACATCATCAACTATAAATCCATCATTCTCATACTCATCCTGCCCATCCTCTGTtcaaaccaaacataaataaaaaactaaaaataattcaagaacaattaacaaaaaaagaaaaacactttAACACCCCCTCCCCAAAATATTATATCCATCACGCCATTTAGCCctaattttcttcattttcattatttcccTTAAAAAAGGTTAACTAGAAAACAGAACCCAGAATTTAGAAAGCTATTCCCAAGCTCTGAAATGAGAAATCAGAtctaaaaaaaactaagtaATACCGTCTTCTTCATCCTCGTCATCAGGGTCGCGGTCATTGATATTGTCCCCTTCCATCGGCTCTCCTTCCTCGTCGACCTCCAACTCATCTGCAAGAATgaacccaaaatcaaaacagAGAATCTTTGAGAAAAAGATAGAACTTCAATagtgaaaattaaagaaaaagaagttaGGGGTTTGATTTCCGCGGGTTTAACCTTCTTCATCAGAGATGACGTTTCTTCCCATGCTTCCGAGAAAACCGAAGTAGCAAGAAAcagagaaaatgaataaaaattgaaaccaGTTATCCTTTCTTCTCTATAAAAACCCTAGTAAAATAATTGGAGAAGCCACATTTCTACTGTTCCGAACTTctgatatatataatttttttaagttaaaaagaaaaaaaaaaagacaacaGCTGAAGTCAGTCTACGTGTTCCTGGTGGGGGATGATTCCGAGTAGGATAAAAACTCacgaataaagaaaaaaaaatagctgttgtctcctttttttttcttcaaatggGTTAATACTAAAGAAGATAAGAGACTTTTAACTGAGATAAAAGATTcgatttttaatattaaagttattatatttataagataattttcaatattatttttaaaaaatttcaatattattaaattaacacGATTTTcaatactttaataatttccaaaaatattacaagtcaaatattattatattaaaaaattctaaatttatgtaaaattttattttataaaataaaatgagtcacactaaaatattttacacataaATGGAAAGAATTGTTTTTCCtcttaaaatgacttaaaattattgaaataagacATTTTATGTAACTTTTATCTCTATTTTCTAGTTTCTCTCTTTCTCCGCTGagttaaatttcttaaactatatttatttgtttcaaacaattaaattatttttattattagaattataaaattaatctataaataattttttataatcttaCAAAATACACTTGTTAAATATTATAACTCAACATTTTTAACGAATTTTGTTTTTAGGTCTtcgaagtttaatttttatcttcatcttttatatttttcgttCTTTTGCTATGATAGTATAATAATCTTTTAATCATTTCGATCCCCAACAGCTTTCTTCctcattgttcttcatttatctttgattttctttaagaAATAGAGTCCCTCAATTGTTGTTGGTCTCAATGTAGGTGCAATCGTAATAAAGGTGAATAGTATCTTACATATCTAATTATTGGCTAATGGCTTCATTAAGATTTTAGGATGTCAAACCATCATGTTAAGCAACAATATTGAGAAGAGCAGGCGGCCTCGTACCATCTGTAGTTAAGTTATAACTCATTTCACCTCAATATACTCTATAGATCAACTAATGCCTTGATGATGTTGAGTTAGTAAAAAGCTCAATAGAGTAAAAACATGAGTATACTTGATCGATTCATTGTTACCGTTTGAAGGCATGATGGTTGCAAAAAGTTCTGGAAGTTGACTTGGCCCATAAAAGTGGCTTCTGGCTTCATTAAGATTTCAAGAATATTTTATCTCTGAAAAAAGGTTATGAACTCTAACCTACATGGTTATAGTGTTTAGAATGAAAAGACATAGGTTTAGGAAACTTTAACCCTAAAAAAGTCCTGAAGTAGATATACTTGATTGTCGgaaaaaaattctaaacttGACACTTACTAGT
This genomic window from Gossypium raimondii isolate GPD5lz chromosome 10, ASM2569854v1, whole genome shotgun sequence contains:
- the LOC105776488 gene encoding transcription elongation factor SPT6 homolog translates to MGRNVISDEEDELEVDEEGEPMEGDNINDRDPDDEDEEDEDGQDEYENDGFIVDDVEDEDVDEDEEREDSDEERRKKKKKRKKKEAEDLDEDDYELLRENDVNVPKGSKKFKRLKKARRDFDEEQFGLSDDEFDGGMKGSATAEEKLKRTLFGDDDGQPLEDIAEDEEPIEEEEDGDMGEEDEMADFIVEEDEEHGASVRRKKMKNKKSRHAPDVSSSALKEAIDIFGDVDELLLLRKQGLDSSEQKEGRLEDQFEPTVLSEKYMTEKDDQIRMTDVPERMQISEESTGTPPIDELSIIEESTWIFNQLINGAVPLFGKERQDHFINKDDIMRFLDLTHVQKLDIPFIAMYRKEQCLTLLQDPEQHDVDDDQDKSEKAPTMKWHRVLWAIQDLDRKWLLLQKRKSGLQLHYNKRFEEESRRIYDETRLNLNQQLFESILKDLRGAESEREVDDVDAKFNLHFPPGEVGVDEGQYKRPKRRSQYSICNKAGLWEVASKFGYSAEQLGAHLSLEKMDDELEDAKETPEEIASNFTCAMFETPQAVLKGARHMAAVEISCEPSVKRCVRNIFMDNAVVSTSPTPDGKIAIDSFHQFAGVKWLREKPLTRFDDAQWLLIQKAEEEKLLQVTIKLPEKFLNKLIKECNDQYLSNGVSKSAQQWNEQRKLILHDALFGFLLPSMEKEARSLLASRAKNRLLLEYGKDLWNKVSVGPYQKKESDVSSDEETAPRVMACCWGPGKPATTFVMLDSSGEVLDVLYTAALTLRSQNVHDQQRKKNDQQRVLKFMTDHQPHVVVLGAVNLSCTRLKDDIYEIIFKMVEENPRDVGHEMDELSIVYGDESLPRLYENSRISTDQLPGQSGIVRRAVALGRYLQNPLAMVATLCGPGKEILSWKLNPMENFLTADEKYGMIEQVLVDVTNQVGLDANLAASHEWLFAPLQFISGLGPRKAASLQRSLVRVGTIFTRKDFLSAHGLDKKVFVNAVAFLRVRRSGLAANSSQFIDLLDDTRIHPESYLVAQELAKDVYDEDLKGDNDDEDALEMAIEHVRDRPGLLKRLRLDNYLKSKDRQNKRETFYDIRRELIQGFQDWRKPYKEPSQDEEFFMISGETEDTLAEGRIVQATVRRVQGGRAICALESGLTGIIMKEDYADDWRDIIELSDRLHEGDILTCKIKSIQKNRYQVFLVCKDSEMRSNRHQHVQNLDPYYHEERSSIQSEQEKARKEKELAKKHFKPRMIVHPRFQNITADEAVEYLCDKEPGESIVRPSSRGPSYLTLTLKVYDGVYAHKEIVEGGKEHKDITSLLRIGKTLKIGEDTFEDLDEVMDRYVDPLVSHLKAMLSYRKFRKGTKSEVDKLLTIERQEYPMRIVYCFGISHEHPGTFILTYIRSTNPHHEYVGLYPKGFKFRKRMFEDIDRLVAYFQRHIDDPQNESAPSIRSVAAMVPMRSPAAGSSAGASTGSGWGGPTNEGSWRGQSFDRGQSSTPGSRTGRNDYRNSSSRDGHPSGAARPYGGRGRGRGSYNSSRGHNEGQDSSYNGTPKRDSGNKRGEDGLGNFPGAKVQNSPGREAFPGGWGGSAGTQSGSGSGWQ